The genomic DNA ATTCCAGAAACATCGTTTGATGAAGTAGTGAGTATGATGGTGGGACGCAGCATTGGTGATCGTTACCCAGAACGAAATAGTCAAATTGGCGATGTTATTTTTGAAATGCGTAACGGAACGAAAAAAGGGAAGTTTGAAAATGTTTCGTTTCAAGTTAGAAAAGGTGAAATCCTTGGTGTTGCTGGCTTGATGGGAGCCGGCCGCACGGATATTATGAAAGCGATATTTGGATACGAGCCTTTAGATTCTGGCCAAATTTTTATAAATGGACAAGAAGTAAAGATTGACAGTCCGATAGATGCGATTAGACAAAGAATAGCATTCATTACAGAGGATAGAAAATCTGAAGGGTTAGTGTTAGATTTCTCAATTCGAGAAAATTTAGCCTTACCGAATTTAGAAAGTCTTTCAAAGGGAAGTGTCTTAAGTAACGGACTAGAACAACAGTTTACAGCGGACATGATGAAACTTCTTAATGTGAAAGCAGCTAGTGGAGAGCAAACAGTGAAATCTCTTTCTGGTGGAAATCAGCAAAAGGTAGTTATTGCAAAATGGTTAGGTATCCACCCGCAGCTACTCATTTTAGATGAGCCAACAAGGGGTGTTGATGTTGGAGCGAAAAAAGAAATTTACTCTATTATGAATAAGCTTACCGAGCAAGGAGATGCCGTTATTATGGTATCATCTGAGCTTCCAGAAGTTTTAGGGATGAGTGATCGCGTTCTTGTTATTCATGAAGGAAAAGTCGGCGGCATTTTAGAGAAAGTTGAGGCATCACAAGAGTCTATTATGGCACTAGCTACAGGGGGAGAGTAAGGATGGCTAAGAAGGGGAATGTATTACAACAACTTGGGTCTTTAATTGGACTAGTATTAATTATTGTAGTAATTACAGCTTTAAATCCAGCATTTATTGAAATTCCAAATTTATTTAATATACTGCGTCAAGTATCGATTAATGCGCTTATTGCATTCGGAATGACCTTTGTAATTTTAACAGGGGGTATTGACTTATCGGTAGGTTCTATTTTAGCATTATCAAGTGCACTTGTTGCTGGAATGATGGCAAGTGGCATGGACCCGTTTCTTGCAATGGCAGTTGGATTATTGGCTGGTCTTGTAATGGGAATTGTAAACGGTATCATCATAGCGAAGGGAAAAGTAGCTCCATTTATTGCGACTTTAGCAACAATGACTATTTTTCGTGGGTTGACGCTTGTTTATATGGACGGACGTCCGATCACTGGTCTTGGTGATCATTTAATGTTCCAAATGTTTGGCCGCGGTTATTTTCTCGGTATTCCGGTACCAGCTGTTACAATGATGATTGCTTTCGCAGTACTGTACTTCATTTTGAAGAAAACGACATTTGGTCGCCGTACATTTGCAATTGGTGGAAATGAAGAAGCAGCAGCATTATCAGGTATTAATGTTACGAGAATTAAAGTAATGATTTACGGTCTTTCCGGAATTTTGGCAGCGCTTGCAGGTATTGTCTTAACATCACGACTAGATTCTGCACAGCCAACTGCAGGTACTTCTTACGAATTAGATGCAATCGCAGCAGTTGTATTAGGTGGAACAAGTCTTTCTGGAGGAAGAGGATGGATTGTTGGCACATTCATCGGTGTGCTTATTATCGGTGTACTAAATAACGGTTTAAATTTATTAGGCGTATCTTCTTTCTTCCAACAAGTTGTAAAAGGACTTGTAATCTTACTAGCTGTATTAATTGATCGTCGAAAAGAAGCGTAATGGAGGGACAGTTCATGAAGAAATGGTTACTTATACTCGTTGCATGTATTATGGTCATTACTGCTGGTTGTTCGATGGAACCACCAGAATGGGCAAAGGATTCTAGCGATAAAGGTCGAAATAAAACTATTAAAGTTGGATTCTCTGTTTCAACTTTAAACAATCCATTTTTTGTGACTTTGAAAAAAGGAGCAGAAAAGAAAGCGAAAGAAAGCGGCATTGAATTGATTGCTGTTGATGCACAAAATGATGCAGCAAAGCAAACGAATGATGTTGAAGATTTAATTCAAAAAGGTGTCGATGTAGTTGTTATTAATCCAACCGATTCAGATGCTGTTGCCTCAGCAGTAAGTGCGGCAAATGCAGCGAATGTCCCTGTTATTACAGTAGACCGCGTTGCAAATTCAGGTAAAGTTGTTTCTCACATTGCCTCTAATAACATTGAAGGTGGTCAAATGGCTAGTGATTACATTCGTGAATTAGTCGGCGAGGGAGCAAACGTTGCTGAATTAGAAGGAATCCCTGGCTCTTCTGCTGCTCGTGAGCGCGGGAAAGGATTCCATAACGTAGCTGATAAGTCTTTAAAAGTAGTTGCCAAACAAGCAGCTGATTTTGATAGAGCAAAAGGATTATCTGTTATGGAAAACATTTTGCAAGCAAATGGTGATATTAAAGCGGTGTTTGCGCATAACGATGAGATGGCATTAGGGGCACTTGAAGCATTGAAGTCTGCTGGAAAAACGGATGTAGTCGTTGTTGGGTTTGATGCAACAGAAGATGCTGTAAAAGCGGTTAAAGATGGGCGTATGGCTGCAACAGTTGCTCAAAAACCGGAATTAATCGGGGAGAAGGCGATGCAAACAGCAAAAGAAATCACACAAGGTAAAAAAGTGGACAAATCTATTCCGATTGAATTAGAGCTTATTAAGAAAAACAAATAAATATAAATTGAAAATTAGGAAGGAAGAATAACAAATGAAATTCTTTATTGATACAGCAAACATTAACGAAATTAAAGAGGCAAATGCATTAGGCGTAGTAGCTGGAGTAACGACAAACCCATCACTTGTAGCAAAAGAAGGCGTAGATTTCCATGAGCGTATTCGTGAAATTTGCAGCTTTATAGAAGGACCTGTAAGCGCAGAAGTAATTAGCTTAGAAGCTGATAAAATGATTGAAGAAGGAAAAGAATTAGCGAAGATTGCTCCAAACGTTGTTGTAAAAGTACCAATGACAACAGAAGGTTTAAAAGCAGTAAAAGCATTCTCTGATTTAGGGATTCGTACAAACGTTACATTAGTATTCTCAGCAGTTCAAGCATTACTTGCAGCTCGTGCTGGTGCAACATATGTATCACCATTCTTAGGTCGCTTAGATGATATCGGTCATAACGGTATGGACTTAATCCGCCAAATCGCAGAAATCTTTGCAATTCACGGAATCGAAACAGAAATCATCGCAGCATCTGTACGTCACAGCGTTCACGTAACTGATGCAGCATTAAATGGTGCACATATTGCAACAATCCCAGCAAACGTAATTGCTTCATTAGTGAAGCACCCATTAACAGATCAAGGAATTGAGAAATTCTTAGCTGATTGGGAAAAAACACAAGAGAAATAATAGAAAATCAAGAATCCTAGTTTAATTGACTAGGATTCTTTTTTTGTATTTAAAAGAATTTTCATGCAATTTTGCATATTGTCTTTTAAATTTGTTATATAAACTATTTAATATATACAAATCACTCTTTATTTTTCATATTTTGATATAAAGTGAAACTTTAATTAGTGGGGGGCTTTGTTCATTCCCCCACTAATTATTAGTTGAACCAATCGGGCTTTAACGGGCAGTTATCTCACACCTAACTTCCTCGCATTCACCGAATTTTGAGGTGGGAGTCTTACTGCCCGTTAAAGCGGGATAAACAGATAGAGGGTCTGACCAGAAAACTGGAGGGCATGATTCTATAACAGAAAGTTTAACGTTTATAGAATTATGCCTTTTTATATAGGGAGGTAGTAAACAGGGATTTCGACAAAAATGCAACTATTTATCTGAATTTTAAGTTTTATAAAAGGAGAGAAATGGAATGAGAAGAAAAGCGCCATTTAAAGTGTTATCGTCATTAGCAATTGCGGCAATTATCGGATGCACATCTGTAATGAGTGCTCCATTAGCATACGCAGAAACGCCAGCAAAAGAGAAAGACAATGTATCTACAACACCAATTGATTACAATTTAATTCAAGAAGATCGTTTAGCGGAAGCGTTGAAAGAAAGAGGAACAATCAATCCAGCATCGTCTAAAGAAGAAACGAAAAAAGCCGTAGAAAAGTACATTGAAAAGAAACAAGGGGATCAGGCAAATAAAGAAATTCTTCCAGCTGATACTGCTAAAGAGGCATCTGATTTCGTGAAAAAAGTAAAAGAGAAAAAAATGGAAGAAAAGGAAAAAGTAAAGAAACCTGAAAGAAATGTTAGTCCTGAGCAAAAGCCAGAACCAAATAAAAAGCAATTGAATGGACAAGTCCCAACTTCTAAAGCGAAGCAAGCACCGTATAAGGGACCTGTTCGAAATGATAAAGTATTAGTATTACTCGTTGAATTTAGTGATTATAAACATAATAATATTGATCAAACGCCAGGGTATATGTATTCGAATGACTTTAGTAGAGAGCATTATCAAAAAATGTTATTTGGTAATGAGCCGTACACATTATTTGATGGTTCAAAAGTAAAAACGTTTAAACAATATTATGAAGAGCAGTCTGGCGGTAGTTATACGACTGATGGATATGTAACAGAATGGCTAACAGTCCCAGGAAAAGCGTCTGACTACGGTGCTGATGGTAGCAGTGGTCATGATAACAAAGGTCCAAAAGGCGCACGTGATTTAGTGAAAGAAGCTTTACATGCAGCTGCTGAGAAAGGTTTGGATTTATCTCAATTTGATCAGTTTGATAGATATGATACAAATAGTGATGGAAATCAAAATGAACCTGACGGTGTAATTGATCATTTAATGGTAATCCATGCTGGTGTTGGTCAAGAAGCTGGTGGCGGTAAATTAGGTGATGATGCAATTTGGTCACATCGTTCAAAATTAGCAATAGATCCAGTAGCGATTGAAGGCACAAAATCAGAGGTAGATTACTTTGGTGGAAAAGTAGCAGCACATGATTACACAATTGAACCAGAAGATGGAGCAGTAGGTGTATTTGCGCATGAATTTGGACATGACCTTGGCTTACCAGATGAATATGACACGAAATATACTGGAACTGGTTCACCTGTCGAAGCTTGGTCACTAATGAGTGGAGGTAGTTGGACAGGGAAAATTGCAGGAACAGAGCCAACTAGTTTCTCACCACAAAATAAAGATTTCTTACAAAAGAATATGGGTGGCAACTGGGCAAAAATTTTAGAAGTAGATTACGATAAAATTAAGCGCGGTGTAGGAGTTCCTACATATATTGATCAAAGTGTTACGAAATCTAATCGTCCAGGCGTTGTACGTGTTAACTTACCAGGTAAAAGTGTTGAAACGATTAAACCAGAGTTTGGAAAGCATGCATATTATAGTACGAGAGGCGATGATATGCATACAACATTAGAAACACCGTTCTTGGATTTAACGAAAGGAACAAATGCAAAATTCGATTATAAAGCAAATTATGAGTTAGAAGCAGAGTGCGATTTTGTTGAAGTGCATGCAGTAACAGAAGATGGAACGAAAACATTAATTGATAGACTTGGAGAAAAAGTAGTCCAAGGAGATAAAGATACAACAGACGGAAAATGGATTGATAAATCATATGATTTAAGTCAATTTAAAGGAAAAAAAGTGAAACTGCAATTCGATTATATTACAGATCCAGCTGTAACATATAAAGGTTTCGCGATGGATAATGTAAATGTAACTGTTGATGGACAAGTAGTATTTTCTGATGACACAGAAGGAACATCTAAAATGCAGTTAAATGGATTCGTTGTTTCTGATGGGACAGAGAAAAAAGCTCATTATTACTACTTAGAGTGGAGAAACTATGCGGGATCAGATAATGGATTAAAAGCAGGAAAAGGTCCAGTGTATAATACAGGTCTTGTCGTTTGGTATGCAGATGATAGCTTTAAAGATAACTGGGTTGGGGTGCATCCAGGTGAAGGCTTCCTTGGGGTTGTAGACTCTCATCCAGAAGCGTTTGTTGGTAATTTAAATGGGAAACCAGCGTACGGTAATACAGGTATGCAAATTGCGGATGCTGCATTTTCGTTTGATCAAACACCAGCATGGAGTGTAAATTCATTAACACGTGGACAGTTTAACTATTCTGGATTACAAGGTGTTACAACTTTTGATGATTCAAAAGTATATAGTAACAAACAAATTGCAGACGCAGGAAGAAAAGTTCCGAACCTCGGACTTAAATTCCAAGTTGTTGGACAAGCAGAGGATAAATCAGCAGGCGCTGTTTGGATTAAACGTTAATAACAGAAAAGCACATTCTTCATATGAAGAATGTGCTTTTGAATTTGTACAGTAAGTTATTATTTTAGCTTATGTAATACAAGTGTCTGTTCATATGTAGTGTATCAAATTCTGTAGGGAAAGGAAATATTTCCGAGGAAATTGTCGAAGTATCGTTGGTATTGATACACTTTTTTTGTAAAAGAAGAAATGTAGTATTGCCTTTACAGTTTAATTTATTTACATTGTTACTTGACTATACACAAAAGTAATATATTCGGAAATAAAAGAGCGCTATTGAAGTGACCCCTAAAAGTTAGACACGGTTATTTCATTAGGCAGCTTGATAAAAGTGAGTCCGGTATTGTACCGGGCTCATTTTTAATTTTGCCTTAATCCGTTTCGTATTATAATAATCTATATATTTTTCTAATTCTCTTTTAAAATGCTCTACACTTTCAAACTCTTTTATGTAGAGGAACTCCGACTTCATAATCCCAAAGAAATTCTCTATTACTGCGTTGTCGTAACAGTTGCCTTTTCGAGACATACTCTGGACGATAGCTCTTGATTCAAGTGTACAGACGTACTGTCTCATTTGATAATGCCATCCTTGATCTGAATGCATCAGTAGCTGGTGGGTTTCAGGTAAACGTTCCAATGCTTTCTCTAACATCTCTGAAACAAGTGAATACGTCGGTCTAGAACCAATTGTATAGGTAATAATTTCACCATTATACAAATCTAATACAGGTGATACATACAGTTTTTCTCCAAATAATTTAAACTCTGTGATGTCTGTTACCCATTTTTGATTCGGTGCATCTGTATGAAAATTACGCTCTAAAAAATTAGGTGCAATTCTACCAACTTTTCCTTTATAAGACTTATATTTTTTCATACGCACAACACACTTTAATCCAAGCTCTTTCATAATGCGCTGAACCTTCTTGTGATTCACTTTCTGACCACGATTCGTTAATTCATCACGAATGCGACGGTAACCATAACGACCTTCATTTTCCTCATAAATCGCTTTAATCTCCGCTTTCAAATCGGCATCTACATCTGGACGATTCATTTTCTTTACTAAATCATAATACGTGCTTCGAGGAATAGTAGCTAGCTCCACGAGTGCCTTCACCGAATATTTATGCCTTAATTCATAGACTACTTGCGCTTTGTCTTGTTTCGTGATTTTTCCTTGTTTTGAACTAAGGCATTCAACTTTTTTAAGTACTCATTTTCCATCTCAAGCTGTTGAATACGTGCTTCAAGTGCTTCGACTGACCCTTCAGCTAAAGCTTGTTTTAATTGTTTATTTGAATCTTTTTTCATGGATAGACGCCCCTTTTTCTTAGATTGAAGGGCATCAATTCCTTGTGTTTCGAACTGTTTTTTCCAAACAGAAATCGTTGAAGGGGCAGGAATGTTAAAGATAGCTGCCGTCTCAAATAAGGACATACCGTTTTCAATCATAAAGTTTAGTACGTCTAGTTTAAATTGTTGTGTGTAATTTGTACATCGTTTTAGAAAAGCTTCCACACCATTCTGTTTATATTGGTTTACCCAATTCAAAATGATTGTGTCACTTATACCGATCGATCTACCCATTTCTCGATAACTTTCATTTCCGTTCAAATAACGTAGAACGATTTGTATTTTTTCATCAGCAGTAAATTTAGCCATAGAAAAACTGCACCTCCAATTGTTAGACTGTGTCTAACAATTGGGGTGCAGTTCATATTCGATAGTGCTCTTTTTTATGAATAGAAAGGAGTGAGTTAAATGAAAGAAGTAATTGAATGTCCACAGTGTGAAGGGAATATTACTGCGCAACATATTATGGATCTCCCGCATCCTTTTTCATTCAGGTGTCCACACTGTAAAGTGAGGATAAAAGAAATGAGGATCACACCGTGCTTAATATTAGCAGCAATTTGTATAATCCCACTGTTTATTATAATTGGAGAGAGTATTAAGGAATTACTAGTAAAATATTTTTCTATTATAGACGATGTGCCAACTGTACTTATTTTCTTCTTATTTTGTTATCCACTGTATTATCTCTATGAAAAATATAATGCCATATTGTTTATTAAATACGGCTTATTGAAAGTTAAAAGTTGAATAGGAGTTTATCATTAAAAAAAGACAATGATGGAATTAACCCATCATTGTCTTTTTTACTTTGCTTCTTACGTAAATCATTCCGGCAAATGTTAATAAGAATGCAGTTCCAATAACGAAGCTGACGCTAGGTGATGCCCCGATTGCTCCGACTGTAAAGGATCCAGCAACAACGCCTAATGAGAAGAAAGCATAAAACAATCCGAATGCTTTTCCACGCTTATCATCTGTCGTATTTTCAACAAGTAATGCATTTATTGATGGGAAAAGGATAGCGAATCCAATGCCATAAACCATCATAACGATAAAGAGCATACCTTTTGTTGCGAATAATCCAAGTAAAGATAATGCTAATGCCATTACTGCAATACCAATTAGCATTAGTTTTGAACGATTAAATCGATCGTAAATACGATTTGTTGGCAGTAAGAAGAAGAGGATAGCGGTAATGCCGAATACACTTAACATCATGCCTGTTGTAGATGCTTTAAGTGCTAATGCCTCAACTTTCACTGGTAACATATAAGTGACAATTCCTTGTGAAAACATTAGTGTGAAAGCACCAATATATGCCTGTAATAACGGTTCTGATTTTAATAGTTCAAACATATCTTCTTTGTTCATCATTTGTGTTCTTGAAGTATCTTTTCTTGATACGTTATTTGGTAAGAAGAAGAGAGATACGATTGTACCAAGAACCATTAAAATAGAAATGGTAATGAACACCCACTCTATACCAGCAGTTGCTTTCATAATCCCGCTGAAAGCAGGTCCTACAATTGCCGCTGTTCCAACAGCAGCACCAGATAGAGCCATTGCCTTACCTTGTCTTGCTGCATTTGTTTGTTTTGATAAAAACGTAAAGGCAGCAGGAATTAAAAATCCATCACTAAAGCCATGCATAAAGCGCACAACTAATAGTTGTTCACCACTTTGAAGAACGGTGTATAACAAGACTATGAAACTCGTAAGCCCCATGCTTATATAAAGTATTTTTTTTGCACCAAATTTATCGACGGCAGCGCCAGCAATAATATTACCGATCATATTTGCGAATGAGTACATGCCGACAACTAGCCCAATAATAAGAGGGGATCCTCCAAGACTTTGAGCGAACGTACTCATAATAGGTAATTGTGAAAATGTATCTAGAAACGCTACGATAACAATAAAGTAAATAAAATATTTCAAGCGATATTCACCTCTCCTATGCTATTATGGCATAATGCTAATTTCAACCGCAATGAAATTAGCATTAACAGATGTGGAAAAAAGTACAAAGTGACAAAATGTTGAACATTATTTGTTAAAATTTAGTGGAAATGAGATTGTTTTTTTGAAATATATGGATTAAAGTATTATAATAGATTTGTAAACTTCACCAGGTTAAGTATATACGTAGAGAGGGATGTATAAGATGAAAGCACTACTTTGGCATAATCAACGTGATGTACGAGTAGAAGAAGTACCAGAACCAACTGTAAAACCAGGAGCAGTGAAAATCAAAGTTAAATGGTGTGGTATCTGTGGGACAGACTTGCATGAATATTTAGCAGGACCTATTTTTATTCCAACAGAAGAGCATCCATTAACACATGTAAAAGCACCGGTTATTTTAGGTCATGAGTTTAGCGGTGAGGTAGTTGAAATCGGTGAAGGCGTTACATCTCATAAAGTGGGAGACCGCGTCGTTGTAGAACCAATTTATTCTTGTGGTAAATGTGAAGCTTGTAAACATGGACATTACAATGTTTGTGAACAACTTGTTTTCCACGGTCTTGGTGGAGAAGGCGGCGGTTTCTCTGAATATACAGTAGTACCAGAAGATATGGTTCACCATATTCCAGATGAAATGACGTATGAACAAGGTGCACTTGTAGAACCAGCAGCTGTAGCAGTTCATGCAGTACGTCAAAGTAAATTAAAAGAAGGGGAAGCTGTAGCGGTATTTGGTTGTGGTCCAATTGGACTTCTTGTTATCCAAGCAGCTAAAGCAGCAGGAGCAACTCCTGTTATTGCAGTTGAACTTTCTAAAGAACGTCAAGAGTTAGCAAAATTAGCAGGTGCGGATTACGTATTAAATCCAGCGACTCAAGATGTATTAGCTGAAATTCGCAACTTAACAAATGGTTTAGGTGTAAATGTGAGCTTTGAAGTAACAGGTGTTGAAGTTGTACTTCGCCAAGCAATCGAAAGCACAAGTTTCGAAGGTCAAACTGTAATTGTTAGTGTGTGGGAAAAAGATGCGACAATTACTCCAAACAACCTTGTATTAAAAGAAAAAGAAGTTATAGGTATTCTTGGATACCGTCATATTTTCCCAGCTGTTATTAAATTAATTAGCTCTGGCCAAATTCAAGCTGAGAAATTAATTACGAAAAAAATCACAGTGGATCAAGTTGTTGAAGAAGGATTTGAAGCACTTGTAAAAGATAAAACACAAGTAAAAATTCTTGTTTCACCTAAATAATAGAGAATAGTAAAAAGTAGCTCTTTTCTAGAAATAGAAGAGGGCTACTTTTTTTCTATACAGAAAGGTGATAGACTTTCCTGTAACTAAAGGTATTTTGTTTGGAAGGGGAAGTCTAATGCTTTCATTTATGTTGACATTGAAACGGATGCTAAAAGCTTGTTTACGAGCGTGGAAAGATAAAGAATTTCAAGTATTATTCGTATTAACAATTTTGACATTAATATCTGGTACAATCTTTTATAGTACAGTGGAGGGGTTACGTCCTCTTGATGCTTTATATTTTAGCGTTGTGACGCTGACTACTGTCGGTGATGGGCAATTTAGTCCTCAAACTGACTTCGGAAAGATATTTACGATATTATACATATTTATAGGGATCGGATTAGTGTTTGGATTTATACATAAGTTGGCAGTTAACGTACAACTGCCAAGTATACTATCGAAGAGAAAAAAAGAGTAAAGCATGTGGATGCTTTACTCTTTTTTACATTAGTTTAGACAAGTATTTGCAGAAGCTTAACAATACTTTATTACAATATAAGTGCAGTCATTCATTATATTCACTATGTATAAAGTTATAATGATATGAAAATTTGCATA from Bacillus basilensis includes the following:
- the rbsA gene encoding ribose ABC transporter ATP-binding protein RbsA, with product MHIEMKNISKAFNGNSVLKNAQFMIETGEVHALMGENGAGKSTLMKILTGVYKKDGGTITIDGQERTFKNAKEAEEYGIAFIHQELNILSNLTVAENMFLGKELMYGKTGILRTRQMNAIAQQQLAELGLHVKGAMLAGELSVGQQQIIEIAKALMTNASVIIMDEPTAALTDREIETLFTVINKLRKEGVSFVYISHRMEEIFSICDAITILRDGEYVGKRLIPETSFDEVVSMMVGRSIGDRYPERNSQIGDVIFEMRNGTKKGKFENVSFQVRKGEILGVAGLMGAGRTDIMKAIFGYEPLDSGQIFINGQEVKIDSPIDAIRQRIAFITEDRKSEGLVLDFSIRENLALPNLESLSKGSVLSNGLEQQFTADMMKLLNVKAASGEQTVKSLSGGNQQKVVIAKWLGIHPQLLILDEPTRGVDVGAKKEIYSIMNKLTEQGDAVIMVSSELPEVLGMSDRVLVIHEGKVGGILEKVEASQESIMALATGGE
- the rbsC gene encoding ribose ABC transporter permease (functions to transport ribose at high affinity; forms a complex with RbsA2C2B), whose product is MAKKGNVLQQLGSLIGLVLIIVVITALNPAFIEIPNLFNILRQVSINALIAFGMTFVILTGGIDLSVGSILALSSALVAGMMASGMDPFLAMAVGLLAGLVMGIVNGIIIAKGKVAPFIATLATMTIFRGLTLVYMDGRPITGLGDHLMFQMFGRGYFLGIPVPAVTMMIAFAVLYFILKKTTFGRRTFAIGGNEEAAALSGINVTRIKVMIYGLSGILAALAGIVLTSRLDSAQPTAGTSYELDAIAAVVLGGTSLSGGRGWIVGTFIGVLIIGVLNNGLNLLGVSSFFQQVVKGLVILLAVLIDRRKEA
- the rbsB gene encoding ribose ABC transporter substrate-binding protein RbsB is translated as MKKWLLILVACIMVITAGCSMEPPEWAKDSSDKGRNKTIKVGFSVSTLNNPFFVTLKKGAEKKAKESGIELIAVDAQNDAAKQTNDVEDLIQKGVDVVVINPTDSDAVASAVSAANAANVPVITVDRVANSGKVVSHIASNNIEGGQMASDYIRELVGEGANVAELEGIPGSSAARERGKGFHNVADKSLKVVAKQAADFDRAKGLSVMENILQANGDIKAVFAHNDEMALGALEALKSAGKTDVVVVGFDATEDAVKAVKDGRMAATVAQKPELIGEKAMQTAKEITQGKKVDKSIPIELELIKKNK
- the fsa gene encoding fructose-6-phosphate aldolase; translated protein: MKFFIDTANINEIKEANALGVVAGVTTNPSLVAKEGVDFHERIREICSFIEGPVSAEVISLEADKMIEEGKELAKIAPNVVVKVPMTTEGLKAVKAFSDLGIRTNVTLVFSAVQALLAARAGATYVSPFLGRLDDIGHNGMDLIRQIAEIFAIHGIETEIIAASVRHSVHVTDAALNGAHIATIPANVIASLVKHPLTDQGIEKFLADWEKTQEK
- the inhA2 gene encoding M6 family metalloprotease immune inhibitor InhA2, with protein sequence MRRKAPFKVLSSLAIAAIIGCTSVMSAPLAYAETPAKEKDNVSTTPIDYNLIQEDRLAEALKERGTINPASSKEETKKAVEKYIEKKQGDQANKEILPADTAKEASDFVKKVKEKKMEEKEKVKKPERNVSPEQKPEPNKKQLNGQVPTSKAKQAPYKGPVRNDKVLVLLVEFSDYKHNNIDQTPGYMYSNDFSREHYQKMLFGNEPYTLFDGSKVKTFKQYYEEQSGGSYTTDGYVTEWLTVPGKASDYGADGSSGHDNKGPKGARDLVKEALHAAAEKGLDLSQFDQFDRYDTNSDGNQNEPDGVIDHLMVIHAGVGQEAGGGKLGDDAIWSHRSKLAIDPVAIEGTKSEVDYFGGKVAAHDYTIEPEDGAVGVFAHEFGHDLGLPDEYDTKYTGTGSPVEAWSLMSGGSWTGKIAGTEPTSFSPQNKDFLQKNMGGNWAKILEVDYDKIKRGVGVPTYIDQSVTKSNRPGVVRVNLPGKSVETIKPEFGKHAYYSTRGDDMHTTLETPFLDLTKGTNAKFDYKANYELEAECDFVEVHAVTEDGTKTLIDRLGEKVVQGDKDTTDGKWIDKSYDLSQFKGKKVKLQFDYITDPAVTYKGFAMDNVNVTVDGQVVFSDDTEGTSKMQLNGFVVSDGTEKKAHYYYLEWRNYAGSDNGLKAGKGPVYNTGLVVWYADDSFKDNWVGVHPGEGFLGVVDSHPEAFVGNLNGKPAYGNTGMQIADAAFSFDQTPAWSVNSLTRGQFNYSGLQGVTTFDDSKVYSNKQIADAGRKVPNLGLKFQVVGQAEDKSAGAVWIKR
- a CDS encoding IS3 family transposase (programmed frameshift), with amino-acid sequence MAKFTADEKIQIVLRYLNGNESYREMGRSIGISDTIILNWVNQYKQNGVEAFLKRCTNYTQQFKLDVLNFMIENGMSLFETAAIFNIPAPSTISVWKKQFETQGIDALQSKKKGRLSMKKDSNKQLKQALAEGSVEALEARIQQLEMENEYFKKVECLSSKQGKITKQDKAQVVYELRHKYSVKALVELATIPRSTYYDLVKKMNRPDVDADLKAEIKAIYEENEGRYGYRRIRDELTNRGQKVNHKKVQRIMKELGLKCVVRMKKYKSYKGKVGRIAPNFLERNFHTDAPNQKWVTDITEFKLFGEKLYVSPVLDLYNGEIITYTIGSRPTYSLVSEMLEKALERLPETHQLLMHSDQGWHYQMRQYVCTLESRAIVQSMSRKGNCYDNAVIENFFGIMKSEFLYIKEFESVEHFKRELEKYIDYYNTKRIKAKLKMSPVQYRTHFYQAA
- a CDS encoding MFS transporter: MKYFIYFIVIVAFLDTFSQLPIMSTFAQSLGGSPLIIGLVVGMYSFANMIGNIIAGAAVDKFGAKKILYISMGLTSFIVLLYTVLQSGEQLLVVRFMHGFSDGFLIPAAFTFLSKQTNAARQGKAMALSGAAVGTAAIVGPAFSGIMKATAGIEWVFITISILMVLGTIVSLFFLPNNVSRKDTSRTQMMNKEDMFELLKSEPLLQAYIGAFTLMFSQGIVTYMLPVKVEALALKASTTGMMLSVFGITAILFFLLPTNRIYDRFNRSKLMLIGIAVMALALSLLGLFATKGMLFIVMMVYGIGFAILFPSINALLVENTTDDKRGKAFGLFYAFFSLGVVAGSFTVGAIGASPSVSFVIGTAFLLTFAGMIYVRSKVKKTMMG
- the bdhA gene encoding (R,R)-butanediol dehydrogenase; translated protein: MKALLWHNQRDVRVEEVPEPTVKPGAVKIKVKWCGICGTDLHEYLAGPIFIPTEEHPLTHVKAPVILGHEFSGEVVEIGEGVTSHKVGDRVVVEPIYSCGKCEACKHGHYNVCEQLVFHGLGGEGGGFSEYTVVPEDMVHHIPDEMTYEQGALVEPAAVAVHAVRQSKLKEGEAVAVFGCGPIGLLVIQAAKAAGATPVIAVELSKERQELAKLAGADYVLNPATQDVLAEIRNLTNGLGVNVSFEVTGVEVVLRQAIESTSFEGQTVIVSVWEKDATITPNNLVLKEKEVIGILGYRHIFPAVIKLISSGQIQAEKLITKKITVDQVVEEGFEALVKDKTQVKILVSPK
- a CDS encoding potassium channel family protein, with protein sequence MLSFMLTLKRMLKACLRAWKDKEFQVLFVLTILTLISGTIFYSTVEGLRPLDALYFSVVTLTTVGDGQFSPQTDFGKIFTILYIFIGIGLVFGFIHKLAVNVQLPSILSKRKKE